In Thermomonas paludicola, the following are encoded in one genomic region:
- a CDS encoding GspH/FimT family pseudopilin gives MQRRHAGFTLIELVMTTTIAAILAAVSLPAMAQFIEHQRTSSAMEALTAHMQLARMTAVSRNRRAVLCPTRDGNHCDAGTDWSLGWMLFTDDDGNHQPDSGNDILRADVQPASTHLRIASNAGRQQLRYLPDGTSAGSNLTLSICSTHGELLGQVIVNNAGRPRSDRPKAPTPCPV, from the coding sequence ATGCAGCGTCGCCACGCCGGTTTCACCCTGATCGAACTGGTCATGACCACGACCATCGCCGCGATTCTTGCTGCCGTCAGCCTGCCGGCAATGGCGCAGTTCATCGAACACCAGCGCACCTCCAGCGCCATGGAGGCACTGACCGCGCACATGCAGCTGGCCCGCATGACGGCCGTCAGCCGCAACCGCCGGGCAGTGCTGTGCCCCACCCGCGACGGCAACCACTGCGATGCCGGCACCGATTGGAGCCTGGGCTGGATGCTGTTCACCGACGACGACGGCAACCACCAGCCCGATTCCGGCAATGACATCCTGCGCGCCGACGTGCAGCCGGCAAGCACCCACCTGCGCATCGCGAGCAACGCCGGCCGCCAACAGCTGCGCTACCTTCCCGACGGCACCAGCGCCGGCAGCAACCTGACGCTTTCCATCTGCAGCACCCACGGCGAACTGCTTGGCCAGGTCATCGTCAACAACGCCGGCCGACCGCGCAGCGATCGCCCGAAAGCCCCAACGCCCTGCCCGGTTTAA
- the uvrB gene encoding excinuclease ABC subunit UvrB — protein MSQSVPSDLDLATASDRFELISPYKPAGDQPHAIEKLVAGFEGGVAKQVLLGVTGSGKTYTIANMIQAVQKPTLVMAPNKTLAAQLYGEFRSFFPRNSVEYFVSYYDYYQPEAYVPSTDTFIEKDSAINDHIEQMRLAATKALLSRRDTIVVASVSAIYGLGAPEDYLAMRLILSRGERIDQRELLRHLTTLQYSRNELVLDRGTFRVRGETIDVFPAESDLEALRIELFDGEVEQLSMFDPLTGQVLRRLPRYTIYPKTHYATPRERTLSAVETIKLELRERLDYLYAENKLVEAQRLQQRTQFDLEMMAEVGFCNGIENYSRHLTGRAPGEPPPTLFDYLPADSLLVIDESHVTIPQIGAMYKGDRSRKETLVNFGFRLPSALDNRPLRFEEWEARVPRSVYVSATPGPYELREAGDDIVELVVRPTGLIDPPVEIRPVATQVDDLLGEIHERVGWGDRVLVTTLTKKMAENLTEYLSEHDVKVRYLHSDVDTVERVEIIRDLRLGLFDVLVGINLLREGLDMPEVSLVAILDADKEGFLRSTGSLIQTIGRAARNLRGKAILYADRVTNSMQRALDETDRRRQKQVEYNARHGITPQSVQRAVMDVMEGARPEPGELKGRGKLRRVAEPVQDYLRLSPSQQAAKLKALEVQMHQHARDLEFEAAAQVRDQIHQLREAAL, from the coding sequence ATGAGCCAGTCCGTTCCTTCCGATCTCGACCTTGCCACTGCCTCGGATCGCTTCGAGCTGATTTCGCCGTACAAGCCCGCCGGCGACCAGCCGCACGCCATCGAAAAACTGGTGGCTGGCTTCGAAGGCGGCGTGGCCAAGCAGGTGCTGCTGGGCGTGACTGGCTCGGGCAAGACTTACACCATCGCCAACATGATTCAGGCGGTGCAGAAGCCCACCCTGGTGATGGCGCCGAACAAGACCTTGGCGGCGCAGCTGTACGGCGAGTTCAGGTCGTTCTTCCCGCGCAATTCGGTGGAGTATTTCGTCAGCTATTACGACTACTACCAGCCCGAAGCCTACGTGCCGTCCACCGACACCTTCATCGAGAAGGACAGCGCGATCAACGATCACATCGAACAGATGCGGTTGGCGGCCACCAAGGCACTGCTGTCGCGGCGCGACACCATCGTGGTGGCCAGCGTGTCTGCCATCTATGGCTTGGGCGCGCCGGAAGACTACCTGGCGATGCGGCTGATCCTGTCGCGCGGCGAGCGCATCGACCAGCGCGAGCTGCTGCGGCACCTGACCACGTTGCAATATTCGCGCAACGAACTGGTGCTGGATCGCGGCACCTTCCGCGTGCGTGGCGAAACCATCGACGTGTTCCCCGCGGAATCCGACCTGGAGGCGCTGCGCATCGAACTGTTCGATGGCGAGGTCGAGCAGTTGTCGATGTTCGACCCGCTGACCGGGCAAGTCCTGCGCCGGTTGCCGCGTTACACGATCTATCCGAAGACGCACTATGCGACGCCGCGCGAGCGCACGCTGTCGGCGGTGGAGACGATCAAGCTGGAGCTGCGCGAGCGGCTGGACTACCTGTATGCCGAGAACAAGCTGGTGGAGGCGCAGCGGCTGCAGCAGCGCACGCAGTTCGATCTGGAAATGATGGCCGAAGTCGGCTTCTGCAACGGCATCGAAAACTATTCCCGCCATCTCACCGGGCGCGCGCCGGGCGAGCCGCCGCCGACCTTGTTCGATTACCTGCCCGCGGATTCGCTGCTGGTGATCGACGAATCGCACGTGACCATTCCGCAGATTGGCGCGATGTACAAAGGTGATCGTTCGCGCAAGGAAACCCTGGTGAACTTCGGCTTCCGGTTGCCGTCGGCGCTGGATAACCGGCCCTTGCGCTTCGAGGAATGGGAGGCGCGGGTGCCGCGCAGCGTGTACGTGTCGGCCACGCCGGGGCCGTATGAGTTGCGCGAGGCAGGCGACGACATCGTCGAGCTGGTGGTGCGCCCGACAGGCCTGATCGATCCGCCCGTCGAGATCCGCCCGGTGGCGACCCAGGTGGATGACCTGTTGGGCGAGATCCATGAGCGGGTGGGCTGGGGAGATCGGGTGCTGGTGACCACCTTGACCAAGAAAATGGCCGAGAACCTCACCGAGTACCTGTCCGAGCACGACGTGAAGGTGCGCTATCTGCACTCCGATGTGGACACGGTGGAGCGGGTGGAGATCATCCGTGACCTGCGTCTGGGCCTGTTCGACGTGCTGGTGGGCATCAATCTGCTGCGCGAAGGGCTGGACATGCCGGAGGTATCGCTGGTGGCGATCCTGGATGCCGACAAGGAAGGCTTTTTGCGCAGTACCGGCTCGTTGATCCAGACCATCGGTCGCGCCGCCCGCAACCTTCGCGGCAAGGCGATCCTGTATGCCGACCGGGTGACCAATTCGATGCAGCGGGCGCTGGACGAAACCGATCGCCGCCGGCAGAAGCAGGTGGAATACAACGCCAGGCACGGGATCACCCCGCAGTCGGTGCAGCGCGCGGTGATGGACGTCATGGAGGGCGCCCGGCCCGAGCCCGGCGAGCTGAAGGGGCGCGGCAAACTGAGGCGGGTGGCCGAGCCGGTGCAGGACTACCTGCGGCTGTCGCCTTCGCAGCAGGCGGCCAAGCTGAAGGCATTGGAAGTGCAGATGCACCAGCACGCTCGCGACCTCGAATTCGAGGCTGCCGCGCAGGTTCGCGACCAGATCCACCAACTTCGCGAAGCCGCGTTGTGA
- a CDS encoding TMEM165/GDT1 family protein — MEALFVSTGVVALAEIGDKTQLLAFLLAARFKKPLPIILGILAATLVNHGLAGALGAWITAALRPDILRWVLGVSFIGMAIWTLIPDKIEEEETHLGKRFGVFGATLITFFLAEMGDKTQIATIAMAAHYGTPLLVVIGTTLGMLIADVPAVFVGDRLAGKIPMRLVHGVAAAIFAVLGIATLFGVGSGFGF, encoded by the coding sequence ATGGAAGCACTCTTTGTCTCGACCGGTGTTGTCGCCCTGGCGGAAATTGGTGACAAGACCCAACTCCTCGCGTTTTTGCTTGCGGCGCGCTTCAAAAAGCCGCTGCCGATCATCCTCGGCATTCTGGCGGCGACCCTTGTCAATCATGGCCTCGCTGGTGCGCTGGGGGCATGGATCACCGCCGCGCTGCGCCCGGACATTCTGCGCTGGGTGCTGGGCGTGTCGTTCATCGGCATGGCGATTTGGACGTTGATTCCCGACAAAATCGAGGAGGAGGAAACCCATCTCGGCAAACGGTTCGGTGTGTTCGGCGCAACCCTCATCACGTTTTTTCTGGCCGAAATGGGCGACAAAACCCAAATCGCGACCATTGCGATGGCCGCGCATTACGGCACACCGCTGTTGGTGGTCATCGGCACCACGCTTGGCATGCTGATTGCGGATGTGCCGGCGGTGTTTGTGGGCGATCGGCTGGCGGGCAAGATCCCGATGCGGCTGGTGCATGGCGTCGCCGCCGCCATCTTCGCCGTACTCGGCATCGCCACTCTGTTCGGTGTCGGTTCGGGCTTCGGGTTCTGA